The Acidobacteriota bacterium genome includes the window GCGGCGCCCGAGTCATCGACGACGGTACCAGCGATGGTGCCGTACAGCGCTTGCGCCGACGCACTCGCCGGAACCAGCGCCAGCGCCGCCGCCAACGCGACGGCCAAGCATCTGCCTAGAAGGGTTCGAACAGGGGTCACTCACTACCTCCGAAAAATTGGGGTTAGAACAGACAGCACTGTCGCATTCTGCAACATTCGAGCCACGCTATCGCAATCCTTCTGCAACGATTCGCTGACCTGCACAACTCCTTTACCTTGGGGTAGTTGTGGAGGGTACTCCGGGTAGTGGAAACAGGTGATGCCGCCTCTCCGCCTCAACAGCGGCCCGAATCTCCAGAGAATTGGACCTTTGGCATTCAGAAACTTGGAGTGGACGCGAGGGACGCGTGGGCCGGCGTCCCGGCGTATAGTGGCGGGCAGGACAACTGGAGGCTCTCTTGACTCGAACGTTCATCGCGCGCGTGAGTGGCGCGCTCGTGACAGCACTCACCGTGGCCGGCGTGGCCGTGACCGCGCAGACGACACCGACCCTGCCGACCGTGCTGGTCTACAAGACGCCCACGTGCGGCTGCTGCACCAAGTGGGTCGAGCACCTGCAGGCCGCCGGCTTCACCGTGGAGACGCAGCACCGCGACGACCTGACGCCCATCCGTCAGGCCAACAAGGTGCCGGCGACCGCCACGTCGTGCCACACGGCGCTCGTGGGCTCGTACGTCGTGGAAGGCCACGTTCCGGCCGCCGACGTGAAACGCCTGCTCGCCGAGAAGCCGAAGGTGAAGGGGATCGCCGTTCCCGGCATGCCGATCGGCTCACCCGGCATGGAAGGCGGCACGCCGCAGAAGTACAACACCCTGAGCTTCACCGAAGACGGCAAGACCAGCGTGTTCGCGAGCCATTGAGGAATGAGGTAGGGTCGGCCGGTCTCGGAGAGCCGGCCCTACCCCCACTACTGACCGTACGCGGCGCGCAGTTGGGCGATGGCCTTCGGGACGGCGGTTTCGGCCGGGGCCTTGCCTTCGAACTCCAGCGACACGTAGCCACGATAGTTCTGCGCGGCGAGGATCGTCGCGATGCGCGCGTTGTCGATGTCGAGTGAGTACCACTCGCCGCCGCCCTCGTAGGCCTTGGCCTGCA containing:
- a CDS encoding DUF411 domain-containing protein — translated: MSGALVTALTVAGVAVTAQTTPTLPTVLVYKTPTCGCCTKWVEHLQAAGFTVETQHRDDLTPIRQANKVPATATSCHTALVGSYVVEGHVPAADVKRLLAEKPKVKGIAVPGMPIGSPGMEGGTPQKYNTLSFTEDGKTSVFASH